A stretch of Microbacterium caowuchunii DNA encodes these proteins:
- a CDS encoding DJ-1/PfpI family protein, which translates to MTQQRRVSVVLFEDFELLDVFGPVELLSGAPDLFAIEYLAPQAGPVRSSQGLEVLAPTGYDDAAQADIILIPGGPGTRVLVGQDLFLRWLADFGGSAQIVTSVCTGAAVLAAAGLLDGYRATSNKRAFHWVVTQGSEVEWVPEARWVEDRNRWTSSGVAAGMDMTAALIRRLCGSEVATALAAAAELEVHDDPAWDPFARLYGLV; encoded by the coding sequence ATGACGCAGCAGCGCCGGGTGAGCGTCGTGCTCTTCGAGGACTTCGAGTTGCTGGACGTGTTCGGGCCGGTCGAACTCCTCAGCGGTGCGCCCGACCTCTTCGCGATCGAGTACCTCGCCCCGCAGGCGGGACCGGTCCGGAGCTCCCAGGGGCTCGAGGTACTCGCTCCCACCGGATACGACGACGCGGCCCAGGCCGACATCATCCTCATCCCGGGTGGCCCCGGTACCCGGGTGCTGGTCGGGCAGGACCTGTTCCTGCGATGGCTGGCGGATTTCGGGGGCTCGGCGCAGATCGTCACGTCGGTATGCACCGGTGCCGCGGTCCTCGCCGCGGCCGGACTGCTCGACGGATACCGTGCCACGTCGAACAAGCGGGCGTTCCACTGGGTCGTGACGCAGGGGTCCGAGGTGGAGTGGGTGCCGGAGGCGCGCTGGGTCGAGGACCGCAACCGGTGGACGTCCTCGGGCGTGGCTGCCGGCATGGACATGACGGCCGCCCTGATCCGGCGACTGTGTGGATCCGAGGTCGCCACAGCCCTCGCGGCGGCGGCCGAGCTCGAGGTGCACGACGACCCCGCCTGGGATCCGTTCGCCCGACTGTACGGCCTGGTGTGA
- the mftR gene encoding mycofactocin system transcriptional regulator (MftR, the mycofactocin system transcriptional regulator, is an uncharacterized TetR family DNA-binding transcription factor. Its role is inferred by context. It occurs as part of the biosynthesis locus for mycofactocin, a partially characterized electron carrier derived from the terminal Val-Tyr dipeptide of the precursor peptide MftA, through a radical SAM enzyme-mediated process.), with protein MSVPTAPIAGRAPGRARATTHGHLSHVAIELFVERGFEETTMDDIAAVSGVGRRTLFRYYPSKNDLPWGDFDGMLGQMRARLAATPRELPLIIALRSAILAFNTFPSAELVHHRERMRLLLTVPALLAHSTLRYAAWRRVVAEFVAARTGQTPEDLEPRTTAWACLGVCLAAYEQWLTRDDLELVDCLSAAFDDLAAVLADGAAHADPHPGPQG; from the coding sequence ATGTCCGTACCGACCGCGCCGATCGCCGGTCGCGCGCCCGGTCGCGCCCGGGCGACGACGCACGGCCACCTCAGCCACGTGGCCATCGAACTGTTCGTCGAGCGCGGCTTCGAGGAGACGACGATGGACGACATCGCCGCCGTCTCCGGGGTCGGCCGACGGACCCTGTTCCGCTACTACCCCTCCAAGAACGACCTGCCCTGGGGGGATTTCGACGGCATGCTCGGACAGATGCGGGCGCGGCTGGCGGCGACTCCGCGAGAGCTCCCCCTCATCATCGCCCTGCGCTCAGCCATCCTGGCCTTCAACACCTTTCCCTCGGCCGAGCTGGTCCACCATCGCGAGCGGATGCGCCTGCTGCTGACCGTCCCCGCGCTGCTCGCGCACTCCACCCTGCGCTACGCGGCGTGGCGGCGGGTCGTGGCCGAGTTCGTCGCAGCCCGGACCGGGCAGACGCCGGAGGACCTGGAGCCGCGGACGACCGCGTGGGCCTGCCTCGGGGTTTGCCTGGCCGCCTACGAGCAGTGGCTCACCCGGGACGACCTGGAGCTCGTCGACTGCCTCAGCGCCGCGTTCGACGACCTCGCCGCCGTCCTGGCGGACGGGGCGGCGCACGCGGATCCGCATCCGGGACCTCAGGGATGA
- the mftC gene encoding mycofactocin radical SAM maturase (MftC is a radical SAM/SPASM enzyme that catalyzes the first two steps in biosynthesis of the electron carrier mycofactocin from the terminal Val-Tyr dipeptide of the precursor peptide MftA.) produces MTMELTVESPVTTRPKRLVDHFESGLDAPICLTWELTYACNLSCVHCLSSSGRRDPRELSTDECKAIIDELERMQVFYVNIGGGEPTVRSDFWELLDYATAHHVGVKFSTNGVKITPEIAAKLAANDYVDVQISLDGATAEVNDAIRGGRSYDTALRAMQNLSDAGMTNFKLSVVCTRTNIPQLDEFKEIADRYGAQLRLTRLRPSGRGADVWDELHPTAEQQRELYDWLIANGDNVLTGDSFFHLSAYGAALPGLNLCGAGRVVCLIDPVGDVYACPFAIHDEFLAGNVRAPGGFTHVWRESELFQNLRKPQSGGACSSCQFFDTCKGGCMAAKFFTGLPLDGPDPECVRGFGEEMLKDKAKLTPRVPSGDHSHRTSPPVRSGQGPVRVTISRKGDVPRQPVHACAEDPLTGFAPRGA; encoded by the coding sequence ATGACCATGGAGCTGACCGTCGAATCGCCGGTGACCACCCGCCCCAAGCGGCTGGTCGACCACTTCGAGAGCGGCCTGGACGCTCCCATCTGCCTGACGTGGGAGCTCACGTACGCGTGCAACCTCTCCTGCGTGCACTGTCTGTCCAGTTCGGGCAGGCGTGATCCCCGAGAGCTCAGCACCGACGAGTGCAAGGCGATCATCGACGAGCTCGAGCGCATGCAGGTGTTCTATGTGAACATCGGCGGGGGTGAGCCCACCGTCCGTTCGGACTTCTGGGAACTGCTGGATTACGCCACCGCGCATCATGTCGGGGTGAAGTTCTCGACCAACGGGGTCAAGATCACGCCCGAGATCGCCGCGAAGCTCGCGGCCAACGACTACGTCGACGTGCAGATCTCCCTCGACGGAGCGACCGCCGAGGTCAACGACGCGATCCGCGGCGGACGGTCGTACGACACGGCGCTGCGCGCGATGCAGAACCTGTCCGACGCGGGGATGACCAACTTCAAGCTGTCGGTCGTGTGCACCCGCACCAACATCCCCCAGCTGGACGAGTTCAAGGAGATCGCGGACCGGTACGGGGCCCAGCTCCGGCTCACCCGGCTGCGCCCCTCCGGACGCGGCGCCGACGTGTGGGACGAACTGCATCCGACCGCCGAGCAACAGCGGGAGCTGTACGACTGGCTCATCGCGAACGGCGACAACGTCCTCACCGGCGACTCCTTCTTCCACCTCTCCGCCTACGGTGCGGCACTGCCCGGGCTGAACCTCTGCGGTGCCGGGCGCGTGGTCTGCCTCATCGATCCGGTCGGAGACGTCTACGCCTGCCCGTTCGCCATCCACGACGAGTTCCTGGCCGGCAACGTCCGGGCGCCGGGCGGCTTCACCCACGTGTGGCGCGAATCGGAGCTGTTCCAGAACCTGCGCAAGCCCCAGTCCGGTGGGGCGTGCTCGTCCTGCCAGTTCTTCGACACCTGCAAGGGCGGATGCATGGCGGCCAAGTTCTTCACCGGGCTGCCCTTGGACGGACCGGACCCGGAGTGCGTCCGCGGGTTCGGCGAGGAGATGCTCAAGGACAAGGCGAAGCTCACCCCGCGTGTACCCTCCGGGGACCACTCCCACCGCACGAGCCCGCCGGTCCGGTCCGGTCAGGGCCCCGTCCGGGTGACGATCTCGCGCAAGGGGGATGTGCCGCGCCAGCCGGTGCACGCGTGCGCGGAGGATCCCCTCACCGGTTTCGCACCCCGGGGTGCCTGA
- the mftB gene encoding mycofactocin biosynthesis chaperone MftB (MftB, a small protein, is a peptide chaperone that assists the radical SAM enzyme MftC in performing two modifications to the C-terminal Val-Tyr dipeptide of the mycofactocin precursor peptide, MftA. MftB's role is analogous to the role of PqqD in the biosynthesis of PQQ, a cofactor that derives entirely from a Tyr and a Glu in the precursor PqqA.), which produces MNPDAPWRLHPQVSVRPEPFGALLYHFGTRKLSFLKDRALLDAVEALESAPSARAALSDAGIPPERHETYLSALQTLVESQMLEERAA; this is translated from the coding sequence GTGAACCCCGACGCACCCTGGCGCCTGCACCCGCAGGTCTCGGTGCGACCCGAGCCGTTCGGTGCGCTCCTGTACCACTTCGGCACCCGCAAGCTGTCGTTCTTGAAGGATCGCGCGCTGCTGGATGCCGTGGAGGCGCTGGAGAGCGCACCTTCGGCGCGGGCGGCGCTGAGCGACGCCGGCATCCCGCCGGAGCGCCACGAGACGTACTTGAGCGCTTTGCAGACCCTCGTCGAGTCCCAGATGCTGGAGGAACGGGCCGCATGA
- a CDS encoding HpcH/HpaI aldolase family protein — MKASALGGPRPVLFHQALPSFSESEWAAAAGYDGVILDLQHGELGLETACMILRSLPRAGAYSYARVGAIDAGPILRLLDSGARGIIAPTVESREQTEALVAATKYLPVGNRSIGPSRPGLYVGDSYPDAGNLAVSTIAQIETRVGLERAEEIVSTPGLDSIYIGPADLAASYGLPARGDWEDGPVRDAIVYLRELTTAHGVTLGIYSGQPAYTAALFADGLVDYAGLGIDLVLLNRSFQDTISALGSARSIGSDS; from the coding sequence ATGAAAGCGTCCGCTCTCGGCGGCCCCCGTCCGGTTCTGTTCCACCAGGCGCTGCCGTCCTTCTCCGAATCGGAGTGGGCGGCCGCTGCCGGCTACGACGGCGTGATCCTGGATCTGCAGCACGGTGAGCTCGGACTCGAGACCGCCTGCATGATCCTGCGGTCGCTGCCGCGCGCGGGCGCGTACTCGTACGCCCGGGTCGGCGCCATCGACGCGGGCCCGATCCTGCGCCTGCTCGACAGCGGAGCGCGCGGCATCATCGCGCCCACCGTCGAGTCGCGCGAGCAGACCGAGGCGCTCGTGGCCGCCACGAAGTACCTGCCGGTCGGCAACCGCAGTATCGGCCCGTCGCGTCCGGGGCTGTACGTCGGTGACTCCTACCCGGATGCGGGGAACCTGGCCGTGTCGACGATCGCGCAGATCGAGACGCGCGTCGGCCTCGAACGCGCCGAGGAGATCGTCTCGACGCCGGGCCTCGACTCCATCTACATCGGCCCCGCCGACCTCGCCGCGTCCTACGGACTGCCGGCCCGGGGCGACTGGGAGGACGGACCGGTGCGCGACGCGATCGTGTACCTGCGCGAGCTGACGACGGCGCACGGCGTCACGCTCGGCATCTATTCCGGGCAGCCGGCCTACACGGCGGCCCTCTTCGCCGACGGCCTGGTCGACTACGCGGGCCTCGGTATCGATCTCGTCCTGCTGAACCGCTCGTTCCAGGACACCATCTCTGCGCTGGGATCGGCGCGATCCATTGGGAGTGATTCATGA
- a CDS encoding 2-keto-4-pentenoate hydratase, which yields MTEQNDSATTQPTAPETIRAIARELHDARVGVYTVPYVSPRLPERDLDAAYAISAEFAQLRERELGVRPVGRKVGLTNPLVQARVGVFEPDYGIIHDDMVFASGVVLPASRYNRLLIEAEVAFVLKDDILEATPEAIIAAIDYVTPAFEIVDFRYDGSVGQIVDTIADNAGCSGVVLGEEKHPYGSVDLTEVEMVITGGGEEITRGVGSNVLGDPINAIQWLAETAIRTGQPLRAGEVLLSGSIGYIEPWPADVECVATISGLGRVVATVDSEK from the coding sequence ATGACCGAACAGAACGACAGCGCCACGACGCAGCCGACCGCGCCGGAGACCATCCGTGCGATCGCCCGCGAGCTGCACGACGCCCGCGTCGGCGTCTACACCGTCCCCTACGTGAGCCCGCGCCTCCCCGAGCGCGACCTCGACGCCGCCTACGCGATCTCGGCCGAGTTCGCGCAGCTGCGCGAGCGCGAGCTGGGGGTGCGGCCGGTCGGTCGCAAGGTGGGTCTCACCAACCCGCTCGTGCAGGCCCGCGTCGGCGTCTTCGAGCCCGACTACGGGATCATCCACGACGACATGGTCTTCGCGTCCGGCGTCGTGCTCCCCGCGTCGCGGTACAACCGCCTGCTGATCGAGGCCGAGGTGGCCTTCGTCCTGAAGGACGACATCCTCGAGGCGACGCCCGAGGCGATCATCGCGGCGATCGACTACGTCACGCCCGCGTTCGAGATCGTCGACTTCCGCTACGACGGCAGCGTCGGCCAGATCGTCGACACGATCGCCGACAACGCCGGATGCAGTGGCGTCGTGCTCGGCGAGGAGAAGCACCCCTACGGATCGGTCGATCTCACCGAGGTCGAGATGGTGATCACCGGTGGCGGCGAGGAGATCACCCGCGGCGTCGGCAGCAACGTGCTGGGCGACCCGATCAACGCGATCCAGTGGCTCGCCGAGACGGCGATCCGCACCGGCCAGCCGCTGCGCGCCGGAGAGGTCCTGCTGTCCGGGTCCATCGGCTATATCGAGCCGTGGCCCGCGGACGTCGAGTGCGTCGCCACGATCAGCGGTCTCGGCCGCGTCGTCGCGACCGTGGATTCGGAGAAGTGA
- a CDS encoding GMC family oxidoreductase N-terminal domain-containing protein, whose protein sequence is MIRTIVVGGGASGVPLAARLSADPKRSVILLEAGDAESPTPPDLLDAGTVQGAMPGHPANWSHLGHLTPDLPYTIARGRILGGSSALNGAYFVRPRPADCASWARAAGPEWSYDALLPAMRAMESDADHPDERIHGTTGPMPIRRPPQRNRAVRAFTAAAAELGYPAEPDKNAVGTAGVGPVPANIVAGRRVNTAMAYLDAAVRARIDLRGDTRVLSVIVEEGRAVGVRTTAGPVLGDEVVLAAGAIGSAHLLLVSGIGSAARLRALGIPLVADLPVGEEFSDHPDIAVGWRARRPVFDPAEGFAFPTALNLDSGTGRHPDGDLEILLSVKPLGYLLTGSTHARAAGLRHALRHPIRTIRSLVGVSSRRAAEQLAHLDDLQLIVGLQAPEGRGSVSLESADPLHPPRIDYRYLELESDRARMRHGIRTAAALLRAEAFSGVFDRLTELDDTVLGDDDALDTWMRAHLGTAIHMCGTAPLGEVVDAHGRVHGVPGLRVADTSILPTVPSRGPFASAVLVGERIAELMRSEA, encoded by the coding sequence ATGATCCGGACGATCGTCGTGGGCGGCGGCGCGTCGGGCGTCCCCCTCGCCGCGCGGCTGAGCGCGGATCCGAAGCGGTCCGTCATCCTGCTCGAAGCCGGGGATGCGGAGTCCCCGACGCCGCCGGATCTGCTCGACGCCGGCACCGTCCAGGGGGCGATGCCCGGACACCCCGCGAACTGGTCCCACCTCGGCCACCTCACCCCGGATCTGCCGTACACGATCGCACGCGGGCGGATCCTGGGCGGGTCCAGCGCCCTCAACGGCGCGTACTTCGTCCGCCCGCGGCCCGCCGACTGCGCGTCGTGGGCCCGTGCGGCCGGGCCGGAGTGGTCGTACGACGCGCTGCTGCCGGCGATGCGGGCGATGGAGTCGGATGCGGACCATCCCGATGAGCGGATCCACGGCACGACCGGCCCGATGCCGATCCGGAGGCCCCCGCAGCGTAACCGCGCGGTACGTGCCTTCACCGCGGCGGCTGCGGAGCTCGGGTATCCCGCTGAACCGGACAAGAACGCTGTCGGCACGGCTGGTGTGGGGCCCGTCCCCGCCAACATCGTCGCCGGCCGGCGCGTGAACACCGCGATGGCGTACCTCGACGCCGCCGTTCGGGCGCGGATCGATCTGCGCGGCGACACCCGGGTGCTCTCCGTCATCGTGGAGGAGGGCAGGGCCGTGGGTGTCCGCACCACGGCCGGGCCGGTCCTCGGCGACGAGGTGGTGCTCGCGGCGGGCGCCATCGGTTCCGCGCACCTGCTCCTCGTCTCCGGTATCGGATCCGCCGCACGGCTGCGGGCGCTCGGGATACCGCTGGTGGCCGATCTCCCGGTGGGCGAGGAGTTCAGCGACCATCCCGACATCGCCGTGGGGTGGCGCGCACGCCGCCCCGTGTTCGACCCGGCCGAGGGGTTCGCGTTCCCGACGGCGCTCAACCTCGACTCCGGGACCGGCCGGCATCCCGACGGCGACCTCGAGATCCTGCTGTCGGTCAAGCCGCTCGGCTACCTGCTCACCGGGTCCACGCACGCCCGGGCCGCGGGCCTCCGGCATGCGCTGAGACACCCGATCCGCACCATCCGCTCCCTCGTGGGCGTCTCCTCCCGGCGCGCCGCCGAACAGCTCGCGCACCTCGACGACCTTCAGCTGATCGTGGGACTGCAGGCGCCGGAGGGACGTGGTTCCGTTTCGCTGGAGTCGGCCGACCCGCTGCACCCGCCGCGGATCGACTACCGCTACCTCGAGCTGGAGTCCGATCGCGCCCGGATGCGGCACGGCATCCGCACCGCCGCCGCGCTCCTCCGCGCGGAAGCCTTCTCCGGGGTGTTCGACCGGCTGACCGAACTCGACGACACCGTCCTCGGCGACGACGACGCCCTCGACACCTGGATGCGCGCCCACCTGGGAACCGCGATCCACATGTGCGGCACGGCCCCGCTCGGCGAGGTGGTCGATGCGCACGGCCGGGTCCACGGCGTGCCCGGGCTGCGGGTGGCGGACACCTCCATCCTGCCGACCGTGCCGAGCCGCGGCCCGTTCGCCTCCGCGGTCCTGGTGGGTGAACGGATCGCGGAACTGATGCGCTCGGAAGCCTGA
- a CDS encoding alpha/beta fold hydrolase — protein sequence MVTFWEAIADLPHRLHFVEVGPWRTRVLEIGTGDEVVVLANGTSGHIEAWTQNVRALVEAGYRVIGYDYPGHGYTTLTDHDLEIPEYEEHLIGLLDALGLDRVHLAGESLGGWIAVKFAAHHPERLRSVILSAPGGRVVGEQKVDKAQSVSTQAVTEPTFENVKRRLQVVIHDPENITDELVNVRRAIYSQDPTGVNMAHISVLRQPETRWRNRVTDEDFAAVGVPALFVWTDNEPTGDPDEGRRLAGLIPRGEFLLVEGAAHWPQWEGAETFNAAAVDFLKRNGEQP from the coding sequence TTGGTCACCTTCTGGGAGGCGATCGCGGACCTCCCGCACCGCCTGCACTTCGTCGAGGTCGGGCCGTGGCGCACGCGCGTGCTCGAGATCGGCACGGGTGACGAGGTCGTCGTGCTCGCCAACGGCACGAGCGGGCACATCGAGGCGTGGACCCAGAACGTCCGCGCTCTCGTGGAGGCCGGCTACCGGGTCATCGGGTACGACTACCCGGGGCACGGCTACACCACCCTCACCGACCACGATCTCGAGATCCCCGAGTACGAGGAGCACCTGATCGGTCTCCTCGACGCCCTGGGCCTCGACCGGGTGCACCTGGCGGGAGAATCGCTCGGCGGCTGGATCGCGGTGAAGTTCGCCGCTCACCACCCCGAGCGCCTCCGCTCGGTCATCCTCAGCGCGCCCGGCGGGCGCGTGGTGGGGGAGCAGAAGGTCGACAAGGCCCAGTCGGTGAGCACGCAGGCCGTCACCGAGCCCACGTTCGAGAACGTCAAGCGACGCCTCCAGGTCGTGATACACGACCCGGAGAACATCACCGACGAGCTCGTGAACGTCCGTCGGGCGATCTACAGCCAGGACCCGACGGGCGTCAACATGGCGCACATCTCGGTGCTGCGTCAGCCCGAAACCCGCTGGCGCAACCGCGTCACCGATGAGGACTTCGCCGCCGTCGGCGTCCCCGCGCTCTTCGTATGGACGGACAACGAGCCCACCGGCGACCCCGACGAGGGTCGTCGCCTGGCCGGACTCATCCCGCGGGGCGAGTTCCTCCTGGTCGAAGGCGCCGCGCACTGGCCGCAGTGGGAGGGCGCGGAGACCTTCAACGCTGCCGCGGTGGACTTCCTCAAGCGCAACGGAGAACAGCCATGA
- a CDS encoding nuclear transport factor 2 family protein, giving the protein MSDYQPVDVITRVEIEQLISEMLYRLDHNQADTTWELYTEDGVSAGPMGDMDREAMRAWGAKRAQQTDIVGRHIIGGIRLVQDGDEVEGTVQYLTFRDANDPQTQPASVGEFRERYRKVDGQWRFARREIVPIFGGLAAKAHAARLAAGEESAT; this is encoded by the coding sequence ATGAGCGATTATCAGCCCGTCGACGTGATCACGCGTGTGGAGATCGAGCAGCTGATCTCGGAGATGCTCTACCGCCTCGACCACAACCAGGCCGACACCACGTGGGAGCTCTACACCGAGGACGGCGTCTCGGCCGGCCCGATGGGGGACATGGACCGCGAGGCGATGCGGGCCTGGGGCGCGAAGCGGGCCCAGCAGACCGACATCGTCGGCCGGCACATCATCGGGGGCATCCGGCTCGTCCAGGATGGCGACGAGGTGGAGGGCACCGTCCAGTACCTGACCTTCCGCGACGCGAACGACCCGCAGACGCAGCCCGCGTCGGTCGGCGAGTTCCGCGAGCGCTACCGCAAGGTCGACGGACAGTGGCGCTTCGCTCGCCGCGAGATCGTGCCGATCTTCGGTGGTCTCGCCGCCAAGGCCCACGCCGCACGCCTGGCCGCCGGCGAGGAGTCGGCGACATGA
- a CDS encoding bifunctional 3-(3-hydroxy-phenyl)propionate/3-hydroxycinnamic acid hydroxylase, which produces MSTTTDVLIIGSGPVGLTLANLLGQQGVGVLLVEQNDELIDYPRAVGVDDEALRAMQTAAIVDKVLPHTIPDQKIFMVNGDREILSEINPTTREFGWPRRNGFVQPLVDRVLLEGLDRFPSVQVRFGAEVVDLDEETDSVVATLAGGETLRARYVVAAEGGASPTRKRLGISFEGETRPSDGIVIDVANDPIGTPHAVFGGDPTRSYATIGLPHGIRRWEFTLHEHEDPSVVDDDAFIFELLAPHVPDPAALDIIRRRVYRHHARVAGRFRDGRIFLAGDAAHVMPVVGGQGWNSGIRDAFNLGWKLAAVVNGRATDALLDTYEVERMGHVAQMVAVSLSMAKEMTDHDPVAAAERDRIAANRTPEEREAQRRQAFKPQPKFDEGVVVHTPLPTFKTVPARDVPRLAGTIFPQPQATDRDGVRMLLDDATGQGWRVLTWNNDPTAFLSAEHLATLERLDARLVQVVPEAQLPWARENAAAGVTVVGDLGGDDSLQAWFDARPVGAVILRPDHVIAAECLTQELDDVLARVFSAASIA; this is translated from the coding sequence ATGAGTACCACCACCGACGTTCTCATCATCGGCTCGGGGCCCGTCGGCCTCACCCTGGCGAACCTTCTGGGTCAGCAGGGCGTCGGTGTCCTGCTCGTGGAGCAGAACGACGAACTGATCGACTACCCGCGCGCGGTCGGCGTGGACGACGAGGCCCTGCGCGCCATGCAGACCGCCGCGATCGTCGACAAGGTGCTGCCGCACACCATCCCGGACCAGAAGATCTTCATGGTCAACGGGGATCGGGAGATCCTCTCCGAGATCAACCCGACGACGCGGGAGTTCGGCTGGCCGCGCCGCAACGGCTTCGTGCAGCCCCTGGTCGACCGTGTCCTGCTCGAGGGTCTCGACCGCTTCCCGAGCGTTCAGGTGCGCTTCGGGGCCGAGGTCGTGGATCTGGACGAGGAGACCGACTCCGTGGTGGCGACCCTCGCCGGGGGCGAAACCCTGCGTGCGCGCTACGTCGTCGCCGCCGAAGGCGGCGCGTCTCCGACGCGCAAGCGCCTGGGCATCTCGTTCGAGGGCGAGACCCGGCCGAGCGACGGCATCGTCATCGACGTCGCGAACGACCCGATCGGCACGCCGCACGCGGTCTTCGGCGGTGACCCGACGCGCAGCTACGCCACCATCGGGCTGCCGCACGGCATCCGCCGCTGGGAGTTCACGCTCCACGAGCACGAGGACCCCTCGGTGGTGGACGACGACGCGTTCATCTTCGAGCTGCTCGCCCCCCACGTGCCGGACCCGGCCGCGCTCGACATCATCCGTCGCCGGGTGTACCGGCACCACGCCCGCGTGGCCGGACGGTTCCGCGACGGGCGGATCTTCCTCGCCGGCGACGCCGCGCACGTCATGCCGGTCGTCGGCGGTCAGGGGTGGAACTCCGGCATCCGCGACGCGTTCAACCTCGGCTGGAAGCTCGCCGCGGTGGTGAACGGCCGTGCGACCGACGCGCTGCTCGACACCTACGAGGTGGAGCGCATGGGACACGTCGCGCAGATGGTCGCCGTGTCGCTCAGCATGGCGAAGGAGATGACCGACCACGACCCGGTCGCCGCCGCCGAGCGCGACCGGATCGCCGCCAACCGCACCCCGGAGGAGCGTGAGGCCCAGCGGCGCCAGGCCTTCAAGCCGCAGCCCAAGTTCGACGAGGGCGTGGTCGTCCACACCCCGCTGCCGACCTTCAAGACGGTGCCGGCCCGCGACGTGCCGCGACTGGCCGGGACGATCTTCCCGCAGCCGCAGGCCACCGATCGGGACGGCGTCCGGATGCTGCTCGACGACGCCACGGGGCAGGGCTGGCGCGTGCTCACCTGGAACAACGACCCGACGGCGTTCCTGTCGGCGGAGCACCTGGCCACGCTCGAGCGCCTGGACGCCCGGCTCGTGCAGGTGGTGCCGGAGGCGCAGCTGCCGTGGGCGCGCGAGAACGCCGCCGCCGGTGTCACGGTCGTCGGTGACCTCGGCGGCGACGACAGCCTGCAGGCCTGGTTCGATGCACGCCCGGTCGGCGCGGTCATCTTGCGCCCGGACCACGTGATCGCGGCGGAGTGCCTCACCCAGGAACTGGATGACGTGCTCGCTCGGGTGTTCAGCGCCGCCTCCATCGCCTGA
- the mftA gene encoding mycofactocin precursor MftA (Mycofactocin is a small molecule electron carrier derived from the final two amino acids, Val-Tyr, of MftA, the mycofactocin precursor. It plays a role in redox homeostasis and the metabolism of alcohols and aldehydes in Actinobacteria, including Mycobacterium tuberculosis.), whose product MDPQQNAASPAVVVEDSLVEEVSIDGMCGVY is encoded by the coding sequence ATGGACCCTCAGCAGAATGCCGCATCCCCCGCCGTCGTGGTCGAGGATTCCCTCGTGGAGGAAGTCTCGATCGACGGCATGTGCGGCGTCTACTAG